GGCAAGCTTAACCGATCAGGGCTTTGAGGTTGAGCGTATTAACGTAGCCGAGCTACCAGCGGAAGATTTGATTCATACCAAGTTTGAGAGCGATTCTATCGTCAAAGCGAATGGCCTTGTAGCCGAAGCGGACGCGGTAATCGTGGTTAGCCCGGTTTATAAAGCCTCCTATACAGGTGTGCTGAAGACCTTCTTGGATCTAGTTCCACAAAAGGGGTTGGCCGGCAAAATCGTACTCCCGCTCTTCATGGGCGGCAGTCTTGCACATCTTCTTACGATTGATTATGCGTTGAAGCCTGTGTTGTCTGTACTCGGCGCACGCTATATTCTCGGTGGTGTGTATGCTGTGGATTCTCAGGTGGTTCGTAATGATCACGGAGTGGTAGAGCTTGCTGAGGAGCTGAAGCTGCGTCTGAATGATGCGCTAGCTGAGCTGGCAGAAGAAACTACACATCGAGTAGAGCGCAAGGTGTAGACTACGCAGCGGAGATTCTGCTTCGGATGGATTCATATCAAATATATTAGCGTCTCATTCATACCTGATACAAGGGGTGAAGGGACGCTTTTTGCTATAGCAAAGAGGCCATCTCACTGTGAAAGTAGAGAATGGCCTCTTTTTTTATATAGGGTTCGTTATAATCCGGTCTTACAAATCGTCGAATCCGTTATCGTCGCCAACCTTACCGTAGTTACGGGATTTAGCTTCGAAGAAGTCGGTTTTGGTGGCATTAAGAGCATCATCGGAGAAAGGCTTGATCCAAGGCATGCAGTTTACGTCAACGCCTTGGTAAGCTTTTTCCATACCCATCAAGGTTAAGCGTTTGTTCGCTGTATATTTGATGTAGTCGCTAAGCTCGTTAAGATCAATACCGCGGACATTAGTGAGGGTATAGTAAGCCCAGTTGGTTTCGAGCTCTACCGCGCGGTCGATCGTACGGTACACGTAATCCATGTTCTCCTTAGTGTTCAACTCAGGGAAATCTACAAGCAGCTGTTTAAATACTTCTGCGAAGAAGTAGCAGTGCTGATTCTCGTCACGTTGGATATAAGAGATCATTTGGCTGGTTGCCATCATCTTCTGGTCACGGGCCAGATTGTAGAA
This Paenibacillus sp. FSL R5-0345 DNA region includes the following protein-coding sequences:
- the ssuE gene encoding NADPH-dependent FMN reductase, with the protein product MAKIVVINGTPSLVSRINAVIEYAEASLTDQGFEVERINVAELPAEDLIHTKFESDSIVKANGLVAEADAVIVVSPVYKASYTGVLKTFLDLVPQKGLAGKIVLPLFMGGSLAHLLTIDYALKPVLSVLGARYILGGVYAVDSQVVRNDHGVVELAEELKLRLNDALAELAEETTHRVERKV